Proteins from a genomic interval of Maniola hyperantus chromosome 1, iAphHyp1.2, whole genome shotgun sequence:
- the Oli gene encoding class E basic helix-loop-helix protein 22, with translation MEGRRSWEGVPLGESHSPPQSVPGRRTPLGAVGLGGFYMQGGQPPPPQHCYPTDENQPEPGTSYGQRPIGDGKSKQKMRQGKNVRLNINARERRRMHDLNDALDELRSVIPYAHSPSVRKLSKIATLLLAKNYILMQASALEELRRLVAYLQGTATAAGIVPPPGFDLAGLPAAAKLLQPPTAGPPAPPDPPS, from the exons atggAGGGGCGGAGGTCTTGGGAAGGAGTGCCTCTGGGCGAGTCGCACTCTCCTCCGCAGTCGGTGCCGGGGAGACGGACGCCGCTGGGTGCTGTCGGCCTCGGCGGCTTCTACATGCAAGGAGGCCAGCCTCCGCCTCCGCAACATTGCTATCCCACTGACGAAAACCAGCCGGAACCAGGAACGAGCTATGGTCAAAG ACCAATCGGAGATGGGAAATCGAAACAGAAAATGCGACAAGGTAAAAATGTACGACTGAACATAAACGCACGAGAACGAAGAAGAATGCACgattta AACGACGCCTTAGATGAACTACGGAGCGTGATACCATACGCCCATTCACCTTCTGTGAGGAAACTTTCCAAAATAGCAACACTGCTTTTAGCCAAAAACTACATCCTTATGCAGGCCAGCGCACTTGAGGAACTGAGGAG GTTAGTAGCGTACTTACAAGGCACGGCGACAGCCGCCGGAATAGTGCCGCCTCCAGGGTTCGACCTGGCCGGTTTACCAGCTGCTGCGAAGCTCCTGCAGCCGCCCACTGCGGGACCGCCCGCCCCGCCAGACCCTCCGTCTTGA